TGCCTCTGGCGATGTCCTGCTGATCGACATCTTCGGCAAGGCCTTCGACGTGGATGCCTTTGGCCGCGAGCACCACCTCGCCACCCTCCCCCTCAGCGGGACCTATTTCCTCGACGGCGCCGACGAGATCGGAATGGCCGAGGCGATTGTCACGCCGAGCTCCGAACTTGTCGGCCAGACCCCGGTGACAAGCCGGTTCCGCACGATCCACGGCTTGTCCGTCATCGGTATGAAGCAGGGCTCCAGGGCCCTCGCAGGTCCGCTTGCCGAGGTCGGCTTTCAGCCCGGCGACACCCTGCTTCTGGTTGGAGGCTGGAAGGCGATTCGCAGACTTGCCGGGAGCTCTGCCGATCTCGTTCTTCTCGATCTTCCGAGGGAGGCCGACGATTACGCCCCCGCTCGCCGAAGCGCGCCGTTTGCCGTGGCGATCCTCATCGCCATGATCGTCGCCATGGCGACCGGCATCCTTGCCAATGCCCATGCCGCGCTCCTTGCCTGTCTCGCCATGGGCGCCTTCGGCTGCATCGACATGAAATCGGCCTATCGGGCAATCAGCTGGCCGACGCTGATCCTCATCGTCGGCGTGCTGCCTTTCGCTCTGGCACTTGAGAAAACCGGCGGCATAGACTTGATGGCATCGGCGGTGACGCACCTGTTCGGCGATGCCCACCCGCGCGTCATGCTCGCCGTCCTGTTCGCCACGACGGCGATTCTTGGCCTGTTCGTCTCCAACACGGCAACGGCGGTGCTGATGGCGCCGGTCGCGCTCGCTGTCGCGGCGGACATCGGCGCCTCGCCCTACCCTTTTGCCGTGACCGTGGCACTTGCCGCTTCCGCCGCCTTCATGACGCCGGTCTCGTCGCCGGTGAACACGTTGGTGGTCGGTCCGGGGGGGTATGGTTTTTCCGATTTCGTCCGGATCGGCACGCCATTCGCCATCGTCACCCTTATCGTCGCCGTCTTCCTGGTACCGATCCTCCTGCCCTTCTAGGACGGTAAGGCACGTAAATTTCCTATGTCGCCAAGAAGATCGACGCCCCAACTACTGCCCGTCGATGTCGAGACTGCGTTCATCTTCAATTCTGGATCAGGCGAAACGCGTGGCAAAAGCCTCGGACACCGCCTCGCAAACGCCGAAAGTAACAATAAACGCTCAAATCGGCAGGAATTGATTGACATGCGGGCGATTCCACATATGGTCTCCCACCATACTCGGATCGTTCCAAGTCGATCCGGAAGCGTGTGGATTCGCCTGTCTACAGTGTCCGAATCCCCCCTATCCAAGAGACCGCACACCACATGAGTTTTTCTGATCTCGGACTGAGCGCCAGCGTAATGGCGGCCGTTGAAGCGGCCGGCTATACGACTCCGACGCCGATCCAGGCCGAAGCCATACCCCACGCCGTCGCCGGCCGAGACGTCATCGGCATTGCCCAGACGGGCACCGGCAAGACCGCCGCCTTCGTGCTGCCCATGCTGACGCTCCTCGAGAGCGGCCGCGCCCGGGCCCGCATGCCTCGGACGCTGATCCTCGAACCGACGCGCGAACTCGCTGCGCAGGTCGAAGAGAACTTCGTCAAGTATTCGTTCAACAACAATCTCAACATTGCCCTGCTGATCGGCGGCGTATCGTTCGACGACCAGAACCGCAAGCTCGATCGCGGCGCGGACGTTCTGATTGCCACGCCCGGCCGATTGCTCGATCATTTCGAGCGCGGCCGGCTGCTCTTGACCGGCGTTGAAATTCTCGTCATCGACGAGGCAGACCGCATGCTCGACATGGGGTTCATTCCCGACATCGAGCGCATCTGCAAGCTGGTCACCAAGAACCATCAGACGCTGTTCTTCTCGGCGACCATGCCGCCGGAGATCCAGGCGCTGACCGAGAACTTCCTCAACAACCCGGTCCAGGTCGAGGTTTCGAAGCCGGCGAGCGCCGCGACGACGGTGGCTCAGCGCCTCGTCGTTTCCGGCACCGAGGACTTCGAGAAGCGCGAGACGTTGCGCGCCCAGATCGCCGCTGCCGAGGACCTCAAGAACGCCATCGTGTTCTGCAACCGCAAGCGCGACGTGGCTGTGGTGTTCCGCAGCCTCGTCCGGCATGGCTTCAACGTCGGTGCCCTGCACGGCGACATGGACCAGCGCGCCCGCATGGCGACGCTCGACGCGTTCAAGAAGGGCACGTTGACCCTGCTCGTGGCATCCGATGTGGCGGCCCGCGGCCTCGACATTCCCGATGTCAGCCACGTCTTCAATTACGACGTGCCGATCCACGCCGAGGATTATGTTCACC
Above is a window of Pleomorphomonas sp. T1.2MG-36 DNA encoding:
- a CDS encoding SLC13 family permease; the protein is MTADLAVVLALLVIAVGLFARGRPSMDVVALMVIAALPLTGVIDAQEALAGFSDQSVILIAALFVIGDALVRTGVAGALGGLIARAAGGSEARLVVLLMLAVAGLGAFMSSTGVVAIFIPIVLRIARNMRLPPGHLMMPLSMAALISGMMTLVATPPNMVVNAELVRRGHDGFGFFAFTPFGLPVLVLAIFYMLLVRRFLPGSTPAVGAAARPGLKDWIDEYGLAAREARLRIDPTSDLVGRRLGELDLRASVGVNIVAIERAGRFGRDLIRPEASTQLASGDVLLIDIFGKAFDVDAFGREHHLATLPLSGTYFLDGADEIGMAEAIVTPSSELVGQTPVTSRFRTIHGLSVIGMKQGSRALAGPLAEVGFQPGDTLLLVGGWKAIRRLAGSSADLVLLDLPREADDYAPARRSAPFAVAILIAMIVAMATGILANAHAALLACLAMGAFGCIDMKSAYRAISWPTLILIVGVLPFALALEKTGGIDLMASAVTHLFGDAHPRVMLAVLFATTAILGLFVSNTATAVLMAPVALAVAADIGASPYPFAVTVALAASAAFMTPVSSPVNTLVVGPGGYGFSDFVRIGTPFAIVTLIVAVFLVPILLPF
- a CDS encoding DEAD/DEAH box helicase; the protein is MSFSDLGLSASVMAAVEAAGYTTPTPIQAEAIPHAVAGRDVIGIAQTGTGKTAAFVLPMLTLLESGRARARMPRTLILEPTRELAAQVEENFVKYSFNNNLNIALLIGGVSFDDQNRKLDRGADVLIATPGRLLDHFERGRLLLTGVEILVIDEADRMLDMGFIPDIERICKLVTKNHQTLFFSATMPPEIQALTENFLNNPVQVEVSKPASAATTVAQRLVVSGTEDFEKRETLRAQIAAAEDLKNAIVFCNRKRDVAVVFRSLVRHGFNVGALHGDMDQRARMATLDAFKKGTLTLLVASDVAARGLDIPDVSHVFNYDVPIHAEDYVHRIGRTGRAGRSGTAVMIVTQDDEKHLSAIEKLITTDIEWIGDPIVFDPEARKRSRGRKTAEGKEPRRSRSKADGDEARAPSRSRRTRQEAAPSEAAESSAEETPRPSRARSSRPEREARPEREARPEREARSERETRPEREARPEREARPEREPKPERSSGGRQPVRAGERPRPMPRRETDDGPAVVGLGDHVPAFLLRPVRIAKSAS